A single genomic interval of Natronolimnobius sp. AArcel1 harbors:
- the rio1 gene encoding serine/threonine-protein kinase Rio1, giving the protein MGEGQFGLVDLEEVDTPGDEWEEIDVSETEADRIARKRDRKFEQFEERIKDADQFKVEQSVFDDATLAALYKLVQDGYVEAFGGPLSTGKEANVYHAQGDDREVAVKVYRINASNFRQMRDYLEGDPRFEGLGGKKKDVVLAWTRKELANLRRAQNAGVRVPEPLAAERNVLVMEYIGNEEGRAKRLGEVHIENPETAYEVMREYMRRLYSAGIIHGDLSEYNVVFDDGQLVIIDVGQAVTVHHPNSRDFLERDCENVASFFSRQGLETDPDELLEFVTSPEPDPSRD; this is encoded by the coding sequence ATGGGAGAGGGACAATTCGGACTGGTCGATCTCGAGGAGGTCGACACGCCAGGCGACGAATGGGAAGAGATCGACGTTTCAGAAACCGAAGCGGACAGGATCGCCCGCAAGCGCGACCGCAAGTTCGAGCAGTTCGAGGAGCGGATCAAAGACGCCGATCAGTTCAAAGTTGAACAATCGGTGTTCGACGACGCGACACTGGCGGCGCTGTATAAACTCGTCCAAGATGGCTACGTCGAGGCCTTCGGCGGGCCGCTCTCGACAGGCAAAGAGGCGAACGTCTACCACGCACAGGGCGACGACCGCGAGGTCGCCGTCAAAGTGTACCGGATCAACGCCTCGAACTTCCGTCAGATGCGCGACTATCTCGAGGGCGACCCACGATTCGAGGGTCTTGGCGGCAAAAAGAAAGACGTCGTCCTCGCCTGGACGAGAAAAGAACTAGCAAATCTCCGACGCGCTCAGAACGCAGGCGTCCGCGTTCCGGAGCCACTCGCCGCCGAGCGCAACGTCCTCGTCATGGAGTACATCGGCAACGAGGAGGGTCGTGCAAAGCGCCTCGGTGAGGTCCACATCGAGAATCCCGAAACTGCCTACGAGGTCATGCGCGAGTACATGCGCCGACTCTACTCCGCGGGCATCATCCACGGCGACCTGAGCGAGTACAACGTCGTCTTCGACGACGGCCAACTCGTCATCATCGACGTCGGCCAAGCCGTCACCGTCCACCACCCCAACAGCCGCGACTTCCTCGAGCGCGATTGTGAGAACGTCGCGAGTTTCTTCTCGCGGCAGGGCCTCGAGACCGATCCCGACGAACTGCTCGAGTTCGTCACGAGTCCGGAGCCTGATCCCTCTCGAGACTGA
- a CDS encoding RNA ligase family protein → MKEYPTIPSVEAAPDGLVDDGHLWLLEKIDGVHLRFQLQQSGLIRFGDRHSVYDDADDVPDPSQHAVRYVREHLDREALRNAVDDVEDVVFFGEVTSYQTIDYEWDRIPSFLGFDIWSADTETFRPPDAVHAIFDGIGLESVTVFERERRARDFDPESYTIPQSEWNDGPAEGVVIRDKRGQRAKLLHPDAGDADTPTPVDAPAEKLAAQYATRERLERLATQLEDNGRPVTFETHYERVLEDILREAHGRLSHGESTLEMSEFRAEVGALTRAFLDDRTAGS, encoded by the coding sequence ATGAAGGAGTATCCGACCATTCCATCGGTCGAGGCCGCTCCAGACGGGCTCGTCGACGACGGACACCTGTGGCTGCTCGAGAAGATCGACGGCGTACACCTTCGATTTCAACTCCAGCAGTCAGGGCTTATCCGGTTCGGTGATCGACACAGTGTCTACGACGATGCCGACGATGTGCCCGATCCCTCCCAGCACGCCGTTCGATACGTCCGGGAACACCTCGACCGCGAGGCGCTCCGGAACGCAGTCGACGACGTCGAGGACGTCGTCTTCTTTGGCGAGGTGACCAGCTACCAGACGATCGATTACGAGTGGGATCGTATCCCGTCGTTTCTCGGGTTCGACATCTGGTCGGCCGACACGGAAACATTCCGCCCGCCGGACGCAGTGCATGCGATTTTCGACGGGATTGGACTCGAGTCGGTGACCGTCTTCGAACGGGAACGGCGCGCACGGGATTTCGACCCTGAGTCGTACACGATCCCGCAGTCGGAGTGGAACGATGGACCAGCCGAAGGCGTCGTGATCCGGGACAAACGAGGCCAGCGTGCGAAACTTCTTCATCCCGATGCCGGAGACGCTGACACACCGACGCCAGTCGATGCACCCGCTGAGAAGTTGGCGGCGCAGTACGCGACCCGGGAACGACTCGAGCGCCTTGCAACGCAACTCGAGGACAACGGTCGACCAGTGACGTTTGAGACGCACTACGAGCGCGTTCTCGAGGACATCCTTCGGGAGGCTCATGGACGGCTGTCCCACGGCGAGAGCACCCTCGAGATGAGCGAGTTTCGCGCCGAGGTCGGCGCACTCACGCGAGCGTTTCTCGACGACCGAACAGCCGGCTCCTAA
- a CDS encoding tryptophan--tRNA ligase: MSENPPHDDESNSNQHVDTANGNSSDDDDFIVTPYSVSGEVDYEKLLERFGADPLTDSQIERFPDHPMLRRRTFYAGRDIDRYLEASESGESHALVTGRGPSGPMHLGHVLPLYLAKCFQRETGATVYIPLSDDEKLLAKEQSFDSIGEHTRDNLRDILAVGFDPERTRIVVDTADADVIYPIAVRLAKHLTPATVEAVYGEQGTVGLQFYPAVQATHLLLPQLVAGRQPTLVPIAIDQDPHVRVCRDVAAKEALPVDKPGALLGRFLPSLEGPGKMSASDEAASIDLTDDPDTVAETIRTHAYTGGQASLEAHREQGGDPSVDVPFQYLRFFFEADDEELERIAEQYRSGNLLSGELKEIAIERITDFLGAHQRRRAELGDLEDELEPYRLTDEECRQALERAGVPPSPF; the protein is encoded by the coding sequence ATGTCTGAGAACCCACCCCACGACGACGAATCGAATTCGAACCAACATGTCGATACCGCGAACGGAAACTCGAGCGACGATGACGACTTCATCGTCACGCCCTACTCCGTTTCCGGCGAGGTCGACTACGAGAAACTGCTCGAGCGCTTCGGTGCCGATCCCCTTACGGACAGCCAGATCGAGCGCTTTCCCGACCACCCAATGCTCCGTCGGCGGACGTTCTACGCCGGCCGAGACATAGATCGGTATCTCGAGGCTTCTGAATCCGGCGAGTCACACGCACTCGTGACCGGCCGCGGTCCCTCGGGGCCGATGCACTTGGGCCACGTCCTGCCGCTATATCTCGCGAAGTGCTTCCAGCGAGAGACGGGTGCGACGGTCTACATCCCACTCTCGGACGACGAGAAGCTCCTCGCAAAGGAGCAGTCGTTCGACTCCATCGGCGAGCACACGCGCGACAACCTCCGCGATATCCTCGCGGTCGGGTTCGACCCGGAGCGAACGCGAATCGTGGTCGACACTGCCGACGCAGATGTGATCTACCCGATTGCGGTTCGCCTCGCGAAGCACCTCACGCCCGCAACTGTCGAAGCAGTCTACGGCGAGCAAGGCACTGTCGGCTTGCAGTTCTATCCTGCCGTGCAGGCAACGCACCTCCTGCTCCCGCAGCTTGTGGCTGGCCGACAGCCGACGCTCGTTCCCATCGCCATCGATCAGGACCCCCACGTTCGCGTCTGTCGCGACGTGGCCGCCAAGGAGGCGCTGCCCGTCGACAAACCCGGCGCGTTGCTTGGACGCTTTCTCCCGAGTCTCGAGGGGCCGGGGAAGATGAGCGCCTCCGACGAGGCGGCGTCGATTGACCTGACTGACGATCCTGACACCGTTGCCGAGACGATCCGCACGCACGCCTACACGGGCGGACAGGCGTCGCTTGAGGCCCACCGCGAGCAGGGTGGCGACCCGAGCGTCGACGTGCCGTTCCAGTACCTGCGATTCTTCTTCGAGGCGGATGACGAGGAACTCGAGCGCATTGCAGAACAGTATCGCTCGGGCAACCTCCTGAGCGGCGAGTTGAAAGAGATTGCAATCGAGCGGATCACGGACTTTCTGGGGGCACATCAGCGCCGCCGGGCAGAACTGGGCGACCTCGAGGACGAACTCGAGCCCTATCGACTCACTGACGAGGAGTGCAGACAGGCACTCGAGCGTGCTGGCGTTCCGCCGTCGCCGTTCTGA
- a CDS encoding metallophosphoesterase translates to MNIGIIADTHDNVEAAERAAEIFTEAGVEIVIHCGDFVAPPLLSTLEGFEVHGVLGNNDGEISGLEAAFDALGNESELHGRFATLEFDGLSFAVLHGESKSEVDALAAAETYDFVCYGHHHEREVTETGRTTIVNPGGHFPTIPPEHRTVALVDTLEASVRFRSVLE, encoded by the coding sequence ATGAACATCGGGATCATTGCCGATACGCACGACAACGTCGAGGCGGCCGAGCGAGCGGCCGAGATCTTCACCGAAGCGGGCGTCGAGATCGTCATCCACTGCGGCGATTTCGTCGCCCCGCCGCTGCTTTCTACTCTCGAGGGCTTCGAGGTCCACGGTGTCCTCGGAAACAACGACGGCGAGATTTCGGGGCTCGAGGCGGCGTTCGACGCTTTGGGGAACGAAAGCGAACTCCACGGCCGATTTGCCACACTCGAGTTCGACGGCCTCTCCTTTGCGGTGTTACACGGCGAGTCAAAGAGCGAAGTCGACGCGCTTGCGGCTGCGGAAACGTACGATTTCGTCTGCTATGGGCATCATCACGAGCGCGAGGTGACGGAAACGGGGCGAACGACGATCGTCAATCCCGGCGGACACTTCCCGACGATTCCGCCAGAGCACCGGACGGTTGCACTCGTCGACACGCTCGAGGCGTCAGTTCGATTCCGGTCGGTCCTCGAGTAA
- a CDS encoding pre-rRNA-processing protein PNO1, whose amino-acid sequence MQHVKIPQDRIGVLIGQGGETMREIEAEAEVRLDIDSENGSVAVETVGDPVLGLKGPEIVQAIGRGFAPDAALRLLEDEMMMFDVVDIDAASRNKNDLQRQKGRLIGEDGRTRELMEELAGADIVIYGTTLGIIGTPEQVDAARTAAEMLLDGAPHGTVYSFLEERHNDMKHQGLNYHRFPGSGSEEA is encoded by the coding sequence ATGCAACACGTGAAGATTCCGCAGGACCGGATTGGGGTTCTTATCGGCCAAGGCGGTGAGACGATGCGCGAAATCGAAGCCGAAGCGGAGGTGCGACTCGATATCGACTCGGAGAACGGCTCCGTTGCCGTCGAAACCGTCGGCGATCCCGTTCTCGGCCTCAAAGGGCCAGAAATCGTCCAGGCGATTGGACGTGGCTTCGCCCCCGACGCGGCACTGCGACTGCTCGAGGACGAGATGATGATGTTCGACGTCGTCGACATCGACGCCGCCTCGAGAAACAAGAACGATCTGCAGCGACAGAAAGGTCGCCTCATCGGTGAGGACGGTCGAACGCGCGAACTGATGGAAGAACTCGCGGGTGCCGACATCGTCATCTACGGGACGACACTCGGGATTATTGGTACGCCGGAGCAGGTCGACGCCGCCCGAACGGCCGCCGAGATGCTGCTGGATGGTGCCCCACACGGCACCGTCTACTCATTCCTCGAGGAACGGCACAACGACATGAAACACCAGGGACTCAACTACCACCGCTTCCCTGGCTCGGGCTCCGAAGAGGCCTAA
- the thsA gene encoding thermosome subunit alpha encodes MGNQPLIVLSDDSQRTSGKDAQSMNIQAGKAVAESVRTTLGPKGMDKMLVDSTGNVIVTNDGVTLLSEMDIDHPAADMIVEVAETQEDEVGDGTTSAVVISGELLSQAEELLEQDIHATTLAQGYRQAAEEATEALEEIAIDVDEDDDEILHQIAATAMTGKGAENARDLLSDLVVQSVQTVADDDGIDTDNIKVEKVVGGSIENSELVEGVIVDKERVSENMPYFAEDANVAVVDGALEIQETEIDAEVNVTDPDQLEQFLEQEEAQLKEMAEQVADAGADVLFVSSGIDDMAQHYLAQEGILAVRRVKSSDVTQLARATGATPVTSVDDLSEENLGFAGSVAQKEIAGDQRIFVEDVEDAQAVTMILRGGTEHVIDEVDRAIEDSLGVVRTTLEDGKVLAGGGAPEVELSLALRDYADSVGGREQLAVEAFADALEVIPRTLAENAGLDPIDSLVELRADHDGGNEAAGLDAFTGDTIDMSEEGVYEPLRVKTQAIESATEAAVMLLRIDDVIAAGDLAVQDNDDEDEMPPGGGGMGGMGGMGGGMGGMM; translated from the coding sequence ATGGGCAACCAGCCCCTCATCGTTCTCTCGGATGACAGTCAGCGGACATCCGGTAAAGATGCGCAGTCGATGAACATTCAGGCCGGAAAGGCCGTTGCCGAGTCCGTCCGAACCACGCTCGGACCCAAGGGGATGGACAAGATGCTCGTCGATTCGACGGGGAACGTCATCGTCACGAACGACGGTGTCACGCTCCTCTCGGAGATGGATATCGACCACCCTGCTGCAGACATGATCGTCGAAGTCGCCGAAACGCAGGAAGACGAAGTCGGCGACGGCACGACGAGCGCCGTCGTCATCTCCGGTGAACTCCTCAGTCAGGCCGAAGAGCTCCTCGAGCAGGATATCCACGCAACCACGCTCGCACAGGGATACCGACAGGCCGCCGAGGAAGCCACGGAAGCACTCGAGGAAATCGCCATCGACGTCGACGAAGACGATGACGAAATCCTCCACCAGATTGCCGCGACGGCGATGACTGGCAAGGGCGCAGAGAACGCTCGAGACCTGCTTTCGGATCTGGTCGTTCAGTCCGTCCAGACCGTCGCGGACGACGACGGCATCGACACGGACAACATCAAAGTCGAGAAAGTTGTCGGCGGCTCCATCGAGAACTCCGAACTCGTCGAAGGTGTCATCGTCGACAAGGAGCGCGTCTCCGAGAACATGCCGTACTTCGCCGAGGACGCCAACGTCGCCGTCGTCGACGGGGCCCTCGAGATTCAGGAGACCGAAATCGACGCCGAAGTTAACGTCACCGACCCAGACCAGCTCGAGCAGTTCCTCGAACAGGAAGAGGCACAGCTCAAGGAGATGGCCGAGCAGGTCGCAGACGCCGGTGCCGACGTACTGTTCGTCAGCAGCGGTATCGACGACATGGCCCAGCACTACCTCGCACAGGAAGGCATTCTCGCAGTCCGTCGCGTCAAATCCAGCGACGTCACGCAGCTGGCCCGTGCAACCGGCGCAACGCCAGTCACGTCCGTTGACGACCTGAGCGAGGAGAACCTCGGCTTCGCCGGCAGCGTCGCCCAGAAAGAAATCGCCGGCGACCAGCGCATCTTCGTCGAGGATGTCGAGGACGCACAGGCTGTCACGATGATCCTCCGCGGTGGCACCGAGCACGTCATCGACGAGGTCGACCGCGCAATCGAAGACTCGCTGGGCGTTGTCCGCACCACGCTCGAGGACGGCAAGGTCCTCGCCGGCGGCGGTGCCCCCGAAGTCGAACTCTCGCTTGCACTGCGTGACTACGCTGACTCCGTTGGCGGCCGCGAACAGCTCGCCGTCGAAGCCTTCGCCGACGCACTCGAGGTCATCCCACGCACGCTCGCCGAGAACGCCGGTCTCGATCCAATCGACTCGCTCGTCGAACTGCGCGCCGACCACGACGGCGGCAACGAGGCCGCAGGTCTCGACGCGTTCACCGGCGACACGATTGATATGTCCGAGGAAGGCGTCTACGAGCCGCTTCGCGTGAAGACCCAGGCAATCGAGTCCGCAACCGAAGCCGCAGTCATGCTGCTTCGCATCGACGACGTCATCGCAGCCGGCGACCTCGCCGTCCAAGACAACGACGACGAGGATGAGATGCCACCAGGCGGCGGTGGCATGGGCGGCATGGGCGGTATGGGTGGCGGCATGGGCGGCATGATGTAA
- a CDS encoding asparaginase, with protein sequence MPHVRVLSTGGTIASTAGPGGATPGKSGTDLVEAVPELEELAPIDVESVCDELSFHLSMANVRSMLEGVEQAAADGVDGVVITHGTDTMEESAYYLDLVLEESLPVVFTGAQRPADAPGADGPANLLAAVQTAADDRFDSGVYVAFADQIHAARWVTKARSSRPNAYASPDSGPVAELTADGLSLTREPKSESVSLPAVEPTARVEIHNTGLGVDSRALERAREDDVDGIVLAASGIGNTTPEIGDAVGDLVDSGIPVVVATRCFEGGVAARYGGSGGGQTLRDHGAIPAGDLPPWKARIKLMLALSAADGPDVQTAFERQRGVAAE encoded by the coding sequence ATGCCACACGTTCGCGTGCTGAGTACCGGCGGGACGATTGCATCGACAGCAGGCCCAGGCGGTGCGACACCCGGCAAAAGCGGAACTGACCTCGTCGAGGCGGTCCCCGAACTCGAGGAACTAGCACCCATAGACGTCGAGTCGGTCTGTGACGAACTGAGCTTTCATCTCTCGATGGCGAACGTTCGCTCAATGCTCGAGGGGGTTGAGCAGGCGGCTGCCGACGGCGTCGATGGCGTGGTCATCACCCACGGCACGGACACCATGGAAGAGTCGGCATACTATCTCGATCTGGTGCTCGAGGAGTCACTTCCCGTCGTGTTCACCGGCGCACAGCGACCGGCCGACGCACCCGGTGCGGATGGGCCGGCAAACCTCCTCGCCGCCGTTCAAACGGCGGCCGACGACCGCTTCGACTCCGGTGTGTACGTCGCGTTCGCCGACCAGATCCACGCCGCCCGGTGGGTGACGAAAGCACGCTCGAGTCGGCCGAACGCGTACGCCTCGCCTGATTCAGGCCCCGTCGCGGAACTGACTGCTGATGGACTCTCCCTCACACGCGAGCCAAAAAGCGAGTCCGTCTCGCTGCCGGCCGTTGAACCGACTGCTCGAGTCGAGATCCATAACACCGGGTTAGGTGTCGATAGTCGCGCACTCGAGCGCGCTCGCGAGGATGACGTTGATGGAATCGTGTTGGCCGCGAGCGGCATCGGGAACACGACGCCCGAAATCGGCGATGCAGTTGGTGACCTCGTTGATTCGGGTATCCCTGTCGTCGTTGCGACGCGCTGTTTCGAAGGTGGTGTCGCCGCGCGATACGGCGGCTCCGGCGGCGGCCAGACGCTGCGCGATCACGGCGCGATTCCGGCTGGCGATCTCCCGCCCTGGAAAGCGCGGATCAAACTCATGCTGGCGCTGTCGGCAGCCGACGGTCCCGACGTACAGACGGCGTTCGAGCGCCAGCGCGGTGTCGCGGCTGAGTAA
- a CDS encoding DUF502 domain-containing protein, which translates to MAGVRSQLKQWLINGVAITIPLVVTLLVLIVVVDVVLGVLSPLIEGIIYLWPTDPPRVVVQSVTLASLVAFFLVVGAVAEYTPGRYLSQRVHRAMETIPGIRTVYESVRRAANMLVDDDTTQFQEVKLVEFPHENAYMLGFLTADTPPRIEATVSNGSLETIMVPLGPNPTTNGFVMHVPRENIHDIDITVEEAIRSIATLGVATDDLTDSSEDPSETTINDNKQ; encoded by the coding sequence ATGGCGGGTGTTCGGAGCCAGCTCAAGCAGTGGTTGATAAACGGAGTCGCCATTACGATTCCGCTGGTCGTGACGCTGCTCGTCCTCATTGTCGTCGTCGACGTCGTGCTTGGTGTCCTTTCGCCGCTCATCGAGGGGATTATCTATCTCTGGCCGACCGACCCACCTCGAGTGGTCGTCCAGTCGGTGACGCTTGCCTCGCTCGTTGCCTTCTTCCTCGTCGTCGGGGCTGTTGCAGAGTATACGCCCGGTCGCTATCTCTCCCAGCGCGTCCACCGCGCGATGGAGACGATTCCCGGCATCCGAACCGTCTACGAGAGCGTCCGCCGCGCAGCGAACATGCTCGTCGACGACGACACCACCCAGTTCCAGGAAGTCAAACTCGTCGAATTCCCCCACGAGAACGCCTACATGCTCGGCTTTCTCACTGCCGATACGCCACCCCGAATCGAAGCTACCGTCTCGAACGGCTCGCTCGAGACCATCATGGTCCCGCTCGGGCCGAATCCGACGACCAACGGCTTCGTCATGCACGTCCCCCGCGAGAACATCCATGATATCGACATCACCGTTGAGGAAGCGATTCGCTCCATCGCAACGCTCGGCGTCGCGACCGACGATCTTACGGACTCGAGCGAGGATCCTTCAGAGACCACTATAAACGACAACAAACAATAG